Proteins from a genomic interval of Rhodococcus rhodochrous:
- a CDS encoding GyrI-like domain-containing protein — MDKYDIKREYRELYSCSTEDFVEVHVPEFGYLAVDGKGDPNGSEEYADAVEALYAVAYTLKFTSKKELGRDFVVGPLEGLWWSEDMTTFLTRDKNSWSWRMLIAQPPWITDDMVDDAIEAAGDKAGAKKKPLPSLSRVQPFRMTEGRALQILHIGPYDDEGPVLHHLHTQVMPERGVTFAGDHHEIYLSDPRRAAPEKLKAILRQPVAGIQER; from the coding sequence GTGGACAAATACGACATCAAGCGTGAGTACCGCGAGCTGTACTCGTGCTCGACCGAGGATTTCGTCGAGGTGCACGTCCCCGAGTTCGGTTACCTCGCCGTGGACGGCAAGGGTGATCCGAACGGTTCCGAGGAGTACGCCGATGCCGTCGAGGCCCTCTACGCGGTGGCGTACACCCTGAAATTCACCTCCAAGAAGGAACTCGGCCGGGATTTCGTCGTCGGACCTCTCGAAGGTCTGTGGTGGAGCGAGGACATGACCACCTTCCTCACGCGGGACAAGAACTCCTGGTCGTGGCGCATGCTCATCGCGCAGCCTCCCTGGATCACCGACGACATGGTGGACGACGCGATCGAGGCTGCGGGCGACAAGGCCGGGGCGAAGAAGAAGCCGCTCCCGTCCCTGTCGCGTGTGCAGCCGTTCCGGATGACGGAGGGCAGGGCACTGCAGATCCTGCACATCGGACCGTACGACGACGAAGGCCCCGTCCTGCATCACCTGCACACGCAGGTGATGCCCGAACGAGGGGTGACGTTCGCCGGCGACCACCACGAGATCTACCTGTCCGACCCTCGTCGCGCGGCCCCGGAGAAGCTGAAAGCCATTCTGCGTCAGCCTGTCGCAGGAATACAGGAGCGATGA
- a CDS encoding NUDIX hydrolase, which produces MAVTSAGLMFYRVDDTGLLSVWLVHPGGPFWKGKDEAAWSVPKGEYGPEEDPREVALREFTEECGIEPPDVPLSLLGRYRQSSGKIVSIYAGETTDELEFAESNTCEVEWPPKSGKRITIPEVDDARWIVAADAETKLHKGQRPVLEALRTRLDEEGRYYRVEP; this is translated from the coding sequence ATGGCCGTCACCAGCGCAGGTCTGATGTTCTACCGCGTCGACGACACAGGTCTGCTCAGCGTGTGGCTCGTCCACCCCGGCGGCCCGTTCTGGAAGGGGAAGGACGAAGCGGCCTGGTCGGTGCCGAAGGGGGAGTACGGCCCGGAGGAGGACCCCAGGGAGGTCGCCCTGCGCGAGTTCACCGAGGAGTGCGGGATCGAACCGCCGGACGTGCCGCTGTCGTTGCTCGGTCGCTACCGGCAGTCGTCCGGCAAGATCGTCAGCATCTACGCGGGGGAGACGACGGACGAGTTGGAATTCGCCGAAAGCAACACGTGCGAGGTCGAATGGCCGCCGAAGTCCGGTAAGCGGATCACGATCCCGGAGGTCGACGATGCGCGCTGGATCGTCGCGGCGGACGCCGAGACGAAACTGCACAAGGGGCAGCGGCCGGTGCTGGAAGCACTGCGTACGCGATTGGACGAAGAAGGCCGGTACTATCGCGTCGAACCGTAG
- a CDS encoding TetR/AcrR family transcriptional regulator, which produces MGTEIDETRVRLLDAAYEQFCRTGIQRSSMEEIARRAKLSRITLYRKFESKDALVDEVILREFRRYFLRFLEDIAQADTVADRVVLGFVSALRVIRTNRLIGNLLETEPVLFAGAIGGDDGTMLAAVRRFVAGQLQREQRAGTVAADLNTDLVAEMLVRISASFLTTPSQVVDIDDDEALASIARQFLVPMVLPDYGSTR; this is translated from the coding sequence ATGGGTACCGAGATCGACGAGACCCGCGTGCGCCTGCTCGATGCCGCCTACGAACAGTTCTGCCGCACCGGCATCCAACGCTCCTCGATGGAGGAGATCGCCCGCCGTGCGAAGCTGTCGCGAATCACCTTGTACCGCAAGTTCGAATCGAAGGACGCCCTCGTCGACGAGGTCATCCTTCGCGAGTTCCGCCGCTACTTCCTGCGTTTCCTCGAGGACATCGCCCAGGCCGACACCGTGGCGGACCGGGTGGTCCTCGGATTCGTCAGCGCGCTGCGTGTCATCCGCACCAACAGGCTGATCGGCAATCTGCTCGAGACCGAACCGGTGCTGTTCGCAGGTGCGATCGGGGGCGACGACGGAACGATGCTCGCCGCCGTCCGCCGGTTCGTCGCGGGGCAGTTGCAGCGTGAACAACGCGCCGGAACGGTCGCCGCCGATCTGAACACCGACCTCGTGGCCGAGATGCTCGTCCGCATCTCGGCGTCGTTCCTCACCACACCGAGCCAGGTCGTCGACATCGACGACGACGAGGCTCTCGCCTCGATCGCCCGGCAGTTCCTCGTTCCGATGGTGCTGCCGGACTACGGTTCGACGCGATAG
- a CDS encoding oxygenase MpaB family protein, translated as MDNPSRRDVLKTGGLLGALGAFAVATPAQARPWRWSPAGSIPGTGSGADPRQVWDAEADPLVASLLERGDVPRVNELLRTWKKNSQPLPEGLPNDLRDFMEHARQLPSWADPAKLETAVRFNEKRGLYLGVLYGFVSGMMSTVIPKEALAVYYSKGGANMKGRISKTAKLGYDIGSRNAYLGDGEMIVTSVKTRLVHAAVRHLLPQSSHWSNMAPEDVPISQHDMMVTWHSLPTSVMRTLKEWKVPIPAAEADGFLHSWQVSAHMLGIEDQYIPATWDDAESQAQEALDPILAPTPEGVKLADMLLDLGKGLDFTLLTRPILGALTRFALGDEIADWLNIPREPVWGTLLDVAWGPFIAVREGLLPLPLAPDAYWTFDELLRQFVLLYMSELRPISIEIPEYNNPNYP; from the coding sequence ATGGATAATCCGAGCAGGCGCGACGTTCTGAAAACCGGTGGCCTCCTTGGCGCGCTGGGGGCGTTCGCGGTGGCGACACCGGCCCAGGCCCGACCCTGGAGGTGGTCGCCGGCAGGGTCGATACCGGGTACGGGGAGCGGTGCCGATCCGCGACAGGTATGGGACGCCGAGGCCGACCCGCTCGTCGCCTCGTTGCTCGAGCGCGGCGACGTACCGAGGGTCAACGAGCTGCTGCGCACCTGGAAGAAGAACTCCCAGCCGTTGCCCGAAGGGCTTCCGAACGACCTGCGCGATTTCATGGAACACGCCCGGCAGCTTCCGTCCTGGGCCGATCCGGCGAAACTCGAGACGGCCGTCCGGTTCAACGAGAAGCGCGGGCTGTATCTCGGTGTCCTGTACGGATTCGTGAGCGGGATGATGAGCACGGTCATCCCGAAGGAAGCACTGGCCGTCTACTATTCCAAGGGCGGCGCCAACATGAAGGGCCGCATCTCGAAGACGGCGAAACTCGGGTACGACATCGGTTCTCGCAACGCGTATCTGGGCGACGGTGAAATGATCGTCACGTCCGTCAAGACCAGGCTCGTCCATGCCGCCGTGCGCCATCTGCTCCCGCAATCGTCGCACTGGTCCAACATGGCGCCCGAGGATGTGCCGATCAGCCAGCACGACATGATGGTCACCTGGCACAGCCTGCCCACCAGCGTGATGCGCACGTTGAAGGAGTGGAAGGTTCCGATCCCGGCTGCGGAGGCCGACGGATTTCTCCACTCGTGGCAGGTCAGCGCGCACATGCTCGGTATCGAGGATCAGTACATCCCGGCCACCTGGGACGACGCCGAATCCCAGGCGCAGGAAGCGCTCGATCCGATCCTCGCGCCCACGCCCGAGGGTGTGAAGCTCGCCGATATGCTGCTCGACCTCGGTAAGGGTCTCGACTTCACGCTCCTGACCCGCCCCATCCTCGGGGCGCTGACACGGTTCGCGCTCGGCGACGAGATCGCCGACTGGCTCAACATTCCACGCGAACCCGTCTGGGGCACACTGCTCGACGTCGCGTGGGGTCCGTTCATCGCGGTACGCGAAGGCCTGCTGCCGCTTCCGCTGGCGCCGGATGCCTACTGGACGTTCGACGAACTGCTGCGCCAGTTCGTCCTGCTGTACATGTCGGAACTGCGCCCGATCAGCATCGAGATCCCCGAATACAACAATCCCAACTATCCCTGA
- a CDS encoding DUF302 domain-containing protein has protein sequence MTLALSTTLHTSFDDAVERTRKALAGQGFGILTEIDMKATLKAKLGEELEDYMILGACNPPLAHRAVTVDRQIGLLLPCNVVVRTDPEDPDTVVVDAMNPQMMVQVADQPGLAEVADDATTALQAAIDSLKADTAQN, from the coding sequence ATGACACTCGCACTCTCGACCACCCTGCATACCTCGTTCGACGATGCGGTCGAACGCACCCGCAAGGCACTGGCCGGGCAGGGATTCGGCATTCTCACCGAGATCGACATGAAGGCCACCCTGAAGGCCAAGCTCGGTGAGGAGCTGGAGGATTACATGATCCTCGGTGCATGCAATCCGCCGCTCGCCCACCGGGCGGTGACGGTCGATCGGCAGATCGGGCTCTTGCTCCCCTGCAACGTCGTGGTCCGCACCGACCCCGAGGATCCCGACACCGTGGTGGTCGACGCGATGAACCCACAGATGATGGTGCAGGTCGCCGATCAGCCGGGACTCGCGGAGGTCGCCGACGACGCCACCACCGCTTTGCAGGCCGCCATCGATTCCTTGAAGGCGGATACGGCACAGAACTGA
- a CDS encoding metal-sensitive transcriptional regulator, translated as MVGDEDSIALVLNRLRRAQGQLGGVIAMIEQGRDCKDVVTQLAAVSRALDRAGFKIVASGLRECLTETAQDGKEPMSEAELEKLFLALA; from the coding sequence ATGGTCGGCGACGAAGACAGCATCGCACTGGTACTCAACCGGCTGCGCCGCGCGCAGGGTCAGCTCGGCGGAGTGATCGCGATGATCGAACAGGGTCGTGACTGCAAGGATGTCGTAACCCAGCTCGCCGCGGTCTCCCGCGCTCTGGACCGCGCCGGATTCAAGATTGTGGCGAGCGGTTTGCGGGAATGCCTCACCGAGACGGCCCAGGACGGCAAGGAGCCGATGTCCGAGGCCGAACTCGAGAAGCTCTTCCTCGCCCTGGCTTGA
- a CDS encoding rhodanese-like domain-containing protein yields MHEVDTAALIQAWESGAPVLDVREDYEYIQGHVPGAQLIPLPELSARVGEVSPGETVYVICASGNRSKRGAEILESAGRPAVSVAGGTRAWVTAGREVRRGPTA; encoded by the coding sequence ATGCACGAAGTCGACACTGCCGCTCTGATCCAGGCGTGGGAGTCCGGAGCTCCGGTGCTCGATGTCCGCGAGGACTACGAGTACATCCAGGGCCACGTTCCCGGCGCCCAATTGATTCCCCTCCCCGAACTGTCCGCCCGTGTGGGCGAGGTATCTCCGGGAGAGACCGTCTACGTCATCTGTGCATCGGGAAACCGGAGCAAGCGCGGAGCCGAGATCCTCGAATCGGCCGGACGGCCCGCGGTATCCGTTGCCGGCGGAACGAGAGCGTGGGTGACTGCGGGCCGAGAGGTCCGGCGCGGCCCCACCGCCTGA
- a CDS encoding sulfite exporter TauE/SafE family protein, with protein MIALTVALAVLVGVTLGLLGGGGSILTVPLLAYVAGMDAKEAIATSLLVVGVTSAVGAISHARAGRVQWRTGILFGLAGMVGAYGGGLLSRFIPGTVLLLGFAVMMIATAIAMLRGRKNKAAADEGERAMPVGKILLDGVVVGLVTGLVGAGGGFLVVPALALLGGLPMPVAVGTSLIVIAMKSFAGLGGYLSTVQIDWRLAAMVTGAAVVGSLIGGRLTSLVDPDTLRKSFGWFVLIMSSVILAQEIHPGVGIAAAALTVVAAGAIYACNRREHCPLQRLGGRPRAAVAAG; from the coding sequence ATGATCGCGTTGACCGTAGCTCTGGCAGTGCTCGTCGGTGTCACCCTCGGACTGCTCGGTGGCGGGGGCTCGATTCTCACCGTCCCGCTACTCGCTTACGTCGCAGGTATGGACGCCAAGGAAGCGATTGCCACTTCGCTGCTGGTCGTGGGTGTCACCAGCGCGGTCGGCGCGATCTCCCACGCACGTGCCGGCCGCGTGCAGTGGCGCACCGGAATCCTGTTCGGCCTGGCAGGCATGGTCGGCGCCTACGGCGGTGGTCTGCTCTCACGCTTCATCCCGGGCACCGTCCTGCTGCTCGGCTTCGCCGTGATGATGATCGCCACGGCGATCGCGATGCTCCGCGGCCGCAAGAACAAAGCCGCGGCCGACGAGGGCGAGCGCGCGATGCCCGTCGGCAAGATCCTGCTCGACGGTGTGGTCGTCGGTCTGGTCACCGGCCTCGTCGGCGCCGGCGGCGGCTTCCTCGTCGTCCCGGCTCTGGCACTGCTCGGCGGCCTGCCGATGCCGGTCGCCGTCGGTACCTCGCTGATCGTGATCGCCATGAAGTCCTTCGCCGGACTCGGCGGCTACCTGTCCACAGTGCAGATCGACTGGCGTCTGGCGGCGATGGTCACCGGTGCCGCCGTCGTGGGCAGCCTCATCGGCGGCCGCCTGACCTCACTGGTCGATCCGGACACCCTGCGCAAGAGCTTCGGCTGGTTCGTCCTGATCATGTCCTCCGTCATCCTCGCCCAGGAGATCCACCCCGGCGTCGGCATCGCCGCGGCGGCACTCACCGTCGTTGCCGCCGGCGCTATCTATGCCTGCAACCGCAGGGAGCACTGCCCGCTGCAACGACTCGGAGGGCGCCCTCGCGCCGCCGTGGCGGCGGGCTGA
- a CDS encoding rhodanese-like domain-containing protein has translation MIESAVTVDPNSLHASIDSGKNVRIIDVRTPGEFESVHIPGAYNVPLDLLREHRDEFCAHFDENVVLVCRSGQRAGQAEETLRDAGLFNLHILAGGMLGWESAGLPVNRGAERWDLERQVRLVAGSLVLSSVLGSIAVPKLKWLAAGIGGGLTFAALSNTCAMGMLLSKLPYNRGASCDAQSIVAQLVRSNTERAERN, from the coding sequence ATGATCGAGTCTGCTGTCACCGTCGACCCGAACTCCTTGCACGCGTCGATCGACTCCGGCAAGAACGTGCGGATCATCGACGTCCGGACTCCGGGCGAGTTCGAATCCGTGCACATTCCCGGCGCCTACAACGTCCCCCTGGACCTGTTGCGCGAGCACCGCGACGAGTTCTGTGCCCATTTCGACGAGAACGTCGTGCTGGTATGCAGATCCGGACAGCGTGCCGGTCAAGCCGAAGAGACCCTGCGCGACGCAGGATTGTTCAACCTCCACATCCTCGCCGGCGGCATGCTCGGCTGGGAATCGGCCGGCCTGCCCGTCAACCGCGGCGCCGAACGCTGGGATCTCGAACGCCAGGTCCGGCTCGTCGCCGGTTCGCTCGTGCTGAGCTCGGTTCTCGGCAGCATCGCCGTGCCGAAGCTCAAGTGGCTCGCCGCCGGAATCGGCGGTGGGTTGACCTTCGCCGCACTGTCGAACACCTGCGCGATGGGCATGCTGCTGTCCAAGCTGCCCTACAACCGCGGCGCCTCGTGTGATGCCCAGAGCATCGTCGCGCAGCTGGTCCGGTCGAATACAGAACGCGCCGAGAGGAACTGA
- a CDS encoding metal-sensitive transcriptional regulator: protein MENPEADTAALRRLRRAQGQLTAVITMLETDRDLREVVIQLAATSHALHRAGFKIISDRLRRCILDEQDAACDDRITEKELEELFLGLA, encoded by the coding sequence ATGGAGAATCCGGAAGCCGATACCGCCGCCCTGCGACGCCTGCGCCGAGCACAAGGCCAGCTCACCGCGGTTATCACGATGCTCGAAACCGACCGCGATCTGCGCGAGGTGGTCATCCAGCTCGCAGCGACATCCCACGCGCTGCATCGCGCCGGATTCAAGATCATCTCGGACCGGCTCCGCCGATGCATCCTCGACGAACAGGACGCCGCCTGCGACGACCGCATCACCGAGAAGGAACTCGAGGAGTTGTTCCTCGGCCTCGCCTGA
- a CDS encoding MBL fold metallo-hydrolase, protein MILEQYYIECLSHASYLIGDESAGRAVVVDPRRDITEYLSDAKKYGLTIEGVINTHFHADFVSGHLELVDATGAWIGFGEAAETDYPIRRLRDGEKLSLGEVELEILSTPGHTWESISVLVREHPDAVPTAVLTGDSLFIGDVGRPDLVNLGDGSTSDLARAMYHTVHEKLLTLPDEVVVMPAHGAGSSCGKNLSTELTSTIGEQRATNPSVQPMSEDDFVALVTEGQPAAPSYFSVDAAMNKLMHPLLLQDRTIPELNPEQVKAELVAGTRVLDARSVDDFAAGHLRGSVNVGFDGRFAETGGMVAEVGEKIVLITYPGEEQDAAVRLARIGSDGAAGYLNVDRDGAFPAELAGLIEAAPRTTVEELDCLLAADAVTLVDIRNPGEREFGTIPGAVPIPLAQLRARLDQVPAGKPIVVHCAGGWRSSVAASLLRAQGFENVTDLLGGYNAWAESHVPA, encoded by the coding sequence ATGATTCTCGAGCAGTACTACATCGAGTGCCTCTCCCACGCGTCCTACCTCATCGGCGACGAGAGCGCCGGCAGGGCGGTCGTGGTCGACCCCCGCCGCGACATCACCGAATACCTGTCCGACGCAAAGAAGTACGGGCTGACCATCGAAGGTGTGATCAACACCCACTTCCACGCCGACTTCGTCTCCGGCCACCTCGAACTGGTCGACGCCACAGGTGCGTGGATCGGATTCGGTGAAGCCGCCGAGACCGACTACCCGATCCGGCGGTTGCGCGACGGCGAGAAGCTCTCCCTCGGCGAGGTCGAACTCGAAATCCTGTCCACCCCGGGCCACACCTGGGAATCGATCTCGGTGCTGGTGCGCGAGCATCCCGACGCCGTCCCGACCGCGGTGCTCACCGGCGACTCCCTGTTCATCGGCGACGTCGGCCGTCCCGACCTGGTCAACCTCGGAGACGGCTCGACCAGCGATCTGGCGCGGGCCATGTACCACACCGTGCACGAGAAGTTGCTGACGCTGCCCGACGAGGTCGTCGTCATGCCCGCTCACGGCGCCGGTTCGTCGTGCGGAAAGAACCTGTCGACCGAACTCACCTCGACCATCGGGGAGCAGCGCGCCACGAATCCGTCCGTGCAACCGATGAGCGAGGACGACTTCGTCGCCCTGGTCACCGAAGGGCAGCCGGCCGCCCCGTCGTACTTCTCGGTCGACGCCGCGATGAACAAGCTGATGCACCCGCTTCTGCTGCAGGACCGCACCATTCCCGAGCTGAACCCCGAGCAGGTGAAGGCCGAACTCGTCGCCGGCACGCGTGTTCTCGATGCGAGAAGCGTCGACGATTTCGCCGCTGGGCATCTGCGCGGATCGGTCAACGTCGGGTTCGACGGGCGTTTCGCCGAGACCGGCGGCATGGTCGCCGAGGTCGGCGAGAAGATCGTGCTGATCACCTATCCCGGTGAGGAGCAGGACGCCGCGGTGCGCCTGGCGCGAATCGGATCCGACGGTGCCGCAGGCTATCTGAACGTCGATCGGGACGGGGCCTTCCCCGCGGAGCTGGCCGGCCTGATCGAGGCCGCACCCCGGACGACCGTCGAGGAACTCGACTGCTTGCTCGCCGCCGACGCGGTCACCCTCGTCGACATCCGCAACCCCGGTGAGCGCGAGTTCGGGACGATCCCGGGCGCGGTGCCGATCCCGTTGGCGCAGTTGCGCGCCCGCCTGGACCAGGTTCCCGCCGGCAAGCCGATCGTGGTGCACTGTGCCGGTGGATGGCGTTCGAGCGTGGCGGCTTCGCTGCTGCGGGCCCAGGGCTTCGAGAACGTCACGGACCTGCTCGGCGGCTACAACGCGTGGGCCGAATCTCACGTCCCTGCCTGA
- the trxA gene encoding thioredoxin: protein MTTKNLTMADFESTIVGNDIVLVDFWASWCGPCRAFAPVFDKSSQVHPEIVHAKVDTEAEQQLAAMANIRSIPTIMAFREGVLVYSQPGALPAPALEDLITRIEALDMTEIHDQVAEQRAASRS from the coding sequence ATGACGACGAAGAACCTCACGATGGCGGACTTCGAATCCACCATCGTCGGCAACGATATCGTGCTCGTCGACTTCTGGGCGTCGTGGTGCGGCCCGTGCCGTGCCTTCGCCCCGGTCTTCGACAAGTCGTCGCAGGTACACCCCGAGATCGTGCATGCCAAGGTCGACACCGAGGCCGAGCAGCAGCTCGCCGCCATGGCGAACATCCGCTCGATTCCGACGATCATGGCATTCCGAGAAGGTGTGCTCGTCTACTCACAGCCCGGCGCGTTGCCGGCACCGGCTCTCGAGGACCTGATCACCCGGATCGAGGCCCTCGATATGACCGAGATCCACGACCAGGTTGCCGAACAACGCGCAGCCTCCCGCTCCTGA
- a CDS encoding MFS transporter → MSPRATPRPPVLGLRANAAQFTLLVVVNALVGGMVGQQQAVLPLLAENEFGLSGYTFIFTYVTAFGITKAAANYFAGTFSDRYGRKPVLLVGWLFALPVPLMLILATDWWWVVAANVLLGINQGLTWSTTVVMKIDLVGPARRGLAMGLNEAAGYGAVAVTSLFAGHLAEQFGLRPAPFLLGLAYTALALVLSGFFVKETRDHALLDAGHHVARADGIHDHLHADLADREIVAQTSLREPALSSASQAGLVNNLNFGLSWGLFPLLFATADLAVAQIGLLFALYPGVWGAGQLVTGALSDRIGRKHLITAGMATQAAALAVIALSDAFAGWATGTVLLGAGTAMVYPTLLAVIGDVAHPVWRGRAVGVYRVWRDLGYAVGAVLGGIVADLMGLHAAVGVAAAVSATSALIVALRMYETHRPVAAAR, encoded by the coding sequence GTGAGCCCCAGGGCCACGCCCCGGCCTCCGGTGCTGGGCCTGCGGGCCAACGCCGCGCAGTTCACCCTGTTGGTGGTTGTCAACGCCCTGGTGGGAGGCATGGTCGGTCAGCAACAGGCCGTGCTGCCGCTGCTTGCCGAGAACGAATTCGGGCTGAGCGGTTACACATTCATTTTCACCTACGTGACCGCCTTCGGGATCACCAAGGCCGCCGCGAACTACTTTGCCGGGACCTTCTCCGACCGCTACGGACGCAAACCCGTGCTGCTGGTGGGATGGTTGTTCGCCCTGCCGGTACCTCTCATGCTGATTCTCGCCACCGACTGGTGGTGGGTGGTAGCCGCGAACGTACTGTTGGGTATCAACCAGGGGCTCACCTGGTCGACGACCGTGGTGATGAAGATCGATCTGGTCGGTCCGGCCCGGCGCGGTCTGGCCATGGGACTCAACGAAGCTGCAGGTTACGGCGCTGTCGCCGTGACATCACTGTTCGCCGGTCACCTGGCCGAGCAATTCGGTCTGCGCCCGGCACCCTTCCTGTTGGGGCTCGCGTACACAGCCCTGGCGTTGGTGTTGTCGGGTTTCTTCGTGAAGGAAACTCGGGATCACGCACTGCTCGACGCCGGGCACCATGTGGCCCGCGCCGACGGGATCCACGATCACCTTCACGCCGACCTGGCCGACCGTGAGATCGTGGCCCAGACCAGTCTTCGGGAACCCGCTCTGTCCTCGGCGAGTCAGGCGGGACTGGTCAACAACCTCAATTTCGGTCTCTCATGGGGATTGTTTCCCCTGTTGTTCGCCACCGCGGATCTCGCCGTTGCACAGATCGGCCTGCTGTTCGCCCTTTATCCAGGAGTGTGGGGCGCGGGACAATTGGTCACCGGAGCCCTTTCGGACCGGATCGGCCGGAAGCACCTGATCACCGCGGGAATGGCCACACAGGCCGCCGCCCTGGCGGTCATCGCGCTGAGCGACGCATTCGCGGGCTGGGCGACCGGCACCGTACTGCTGGGCGCGGGCACCGCCATGGTCTATCCCACCCTGCTGGCCGTGATCGGCGACGTCGCCCACCCGGTCTGGCGAGGCAGGGCCGTCGGCGTCTACCGCGTCTGGCGCGATCTCGGCTACGCGGTCGGGGCAGTCCTCGGCGGGATCGTCGCCGACCTGATGGGTCTGCACGCCGCCGTCGGAGTCGCTGCGGCCGTCAGCGCAACCTCCGCGCTGATCGTCGCTCTCCGGATGTACGAAACACACCGGCCGGTCGCCGCTGCTCGGTAG
- a CDS encoding patatin-like phospholipase family protein: protein MAGRTRVALALGSGGARGYAHIGAIRAIEERGLEIVGVSGASMGALVGGVYAAGAMDPYTEWATGLSQMDVVRLLDLSVSAPGAIRAERILSKMREILGDAVIEELPIPFTAVATDLAAGRAVWFQRGPVHAAIRASIAIPGVITPVILNGRVLTDGGTLSPLPIAPTVGMPADLTIGVSLGGEEQGSARSPENASSEARPIEEWKARFRRSANQMLDTDIVRSVVNRFSTNAANDEPPEEDTEDTGDVDADDALIPKFGRVAVMNRSLDIMQSALSRFQLAAYPPDILVEVPRTACRSLDFHKAAEMIALGRALAEDALDRAGIAASAPTGPGPEISVDSSPDEPGSP, encoded by the coding sequence ATGGCCGGACGGACACGCGTGGCACTCGCCCTCGGCAGTGGCGGTGCCCGCGGATACGCCCATATCGGCGCCATCCGGGCGATCGAGGAACGTGGCCTCGAAATTGTCGGAGTCTCAGGCGCTTCGATGGGCGCGCTGGTCGGTGGCGTCTACGCGGCAGGCGCGATGGACCCGTACACCGAATGGGCCACGGGTCTGTCCCAGATGGATGTGGTGCGCCTTCTCGACCTGTCGGTCTCGGCCCCCGGCGCGATCCGCGCCGAACGAATCCTGTCCAAGATGCGGGAGATCCTCGGCGATGCGGTGATCGAGGAACTCCCGATTCCGTTCACCGCAGTAGCCACCGACCTCGCAGCAGGTCGCGCCGTCTGGTTCCAGCGAGGTCCCGTCCACGCTGCGATCCGGGCGTCCATCGCGATACCCGGTGTCATCACGCCGGTGATACTCAACGGCCGCGTCCTCACCGACGGCGGCACCCTGTCGCCCCTACCGATCGCACCGACGGTCGGCATGCCCGCCGACCTCACGATCGGAGTCAGCCTCGGTGGGGAGGAGCAGGGCTCGGCACGATCACCCGAGAACGCCAGCTCCGAGGCACGGCCCATCGAGGAATGGAAGGCACGTTTCCGGCGCAGCGCCAACCAGATGCTCGACACCGACATCGTGCGGTCGGTGGTCAACCGGTTCTCGACCAATGCGGCGAACGACGAGCCGCCGGAGGAGGACACCGAGGACACTGGCGACGTCGACGCCGACGATGCGCTCATCCCGAAGTTCGGACGCGTCGCGGTGATGAACCGGTCGCTCGACATCATGCAGTCGGCGCTGTCCCGGTTCCAGCTGGCGGCCTATCCGCCCGACATCCTCGTGGAGGTCCCGCGCACCGCGTGCCGAAGTCTCGACTTCCACAAGGCGGCCGAGATGATCGCGCTGGGGCGCGCACTCGCCGAGGACGCCCTCGATCGTGCCGGTATCGCGGCCTCCGCCCCCACCGGTCCGGGGCCCGAGATCTCTGTCGACTCGTCACCGGACGAGCCCGGCTCGCCTTGA